A single region of the Pseudomonas mandelii genome encodes:
- a CDS encoding M16 family metallopeptidase encodes MSERKKSRLVLIGLIAVALIGSAAFYLSKSEDSTASEALDKAKSSQKLQSLSELDGKAPSHRSLDVQTWNTAEGAKVMFVEARELPMFDLRLIFAAGSSQDGNAPGLALLTNAMLNEGVAGKDVGAIAQGFEGLGADFGNGAFKDMALASLRSLSAADKREPALKLFSDVVGKPTFPADSFARIKNQMLAGFEYQKQNPGKLASLELMNRLYGDHPYAHSSDGTATTVPAITVAQVKAFHEKAYAAGNVVIALVGDLSRAEAEAIAAQVSSALPKGPALAKIAQPEEPKASIGHIEFPSKQTNLMLAQLGIDRDDPDYAALSLGNQILGGGGFGTRLMSEVREKRGLAYGVYSGFTPMQARGPFMINLQTRAEMSEGTLKLVQDVLADYLKIGPTQKELDDAKRELAGSFPLSTASNADIVGQLGAMGFYNLPLSYLNDFMRESQSLTVEQVKAALNKHLSTDKMVIVSAGPTVPQKPLPAPTDKPAEQPLGVPEH; translated from the coding sequence ATGAGTGAGCGTAAAAAATCCCGTCTGGTCCTGATCGGCCTGATCGCAGTCGCCCTGATCGGCTCTGCTGCGTTCTATTTGTCGAAAAGCGAAGACTCCACGGCCAGCGAAGCCCTCGACAAGGCCAAGTCCAGCCAGAAGCTGCAATCGCTGAGTGAACTCGACGGCAAGGCGCCGAGCCACCGTTCGCTCGACGTACAGACCTGGAACACCGCCGAAGGCGCCAAGGTGATGTTCGTCGAAGCCCGCGAGCTGCCGATGTTCGACCTGCGCCTGATTTTCGCCGCCGGCAGCAGCCAGGACGGCAACGCGCCCGGTCTGGCACTGCTGACCAACGCGATGCTCAACGAAGGTGTGGCCGGAAAAGATGTCGGCGCCATCGCTCAAGGCTTCGAGGGCCTGGGCGCAGACTTTGGCAACGGCGCCTTTAAAGACATGGCACTGGCTTCCCTGCGCAGCCTCAGCGCCGCAGACAAGCGCGAACCGGCGCTGAAACTGTTCTCCGACGTCGTCGGCAAACCAACCTTCCCTGCCGACTCCTTTGCGCGCATCAAGAACCAGATGCTTGCCGGTTTCGAATACCAGAAGCAGAACCCGGGCAAACTGGCGAGCCTGGAGCTGATGAACCGCTTGTACGGCGATCACCCCTACGCGCATTCCAGCGACGGCACGGCGACAACCGTCCCGGCGATTACCGTGGCGCAAGTCAAGGCGTTCCACGAGAAAGCCTACGCAGCCGGCAACGTGGTGATTGCGCTGGTGGGTGATTTGTCCCGCGCCGAAGCCGAGGCGATTGCCGCGCAAGTCTCCAGCGCGTTGCCGAAAGGCCCGGCACTGGCGAAAATTGCGCAGCCTGAAGAACCGAAAGCCAGCATCGGCCACATCGAGTTCCCGTCCAAGCAGACCAACCTGATGCTTGCGCAACTGGGCATCGACCGTGACGATCCGGACTACGCCGCACTGTCCCTGGGCAACCAGATCCTCGGCGGCGGTGGTTTCGGCACCCGATTGATGAGTGAAGTGCGCGAGAAACGTGGCCTGGCCTACGGCGTCTATTCGGGCTTCACCCCGATGCAGGCACGCGGCCCGTTCATGATCAACTTGCAAACCCGCGCCGAGATGAGTGAAGGCACGTTGAAACTGGTGCAGGACGTGCTCGCCGACTACCTTAAAATCGGCCCGACCCAGAAAGAACTCGACGACGCCAAGCGTGAACTGGCAGGCAGCTTCCCGCTGTCCACGGCCAGCAACGCCGACATCGTCGGCCAGCTCGGCGCCATGGGTTTCTACAACCTGCCGCTGAGTTATCTGAATGACTTCATGCGTGAGTCGCAGAGCCTGACTGTCGAACAGGTCAAAGCCGCACTGAACAAACACTTGAGCACGGACAAAATGGTCATCGTGAGCGCTGGCCCGACCGTGCCGCAAAAGCCGTTACCGGCCCCTACTGATAAACCTGCCGAGCAGCCGCTCGGGGTTCCGGAGCATTGA
- the mtgA gene encoding monofunctional biosynthetic peptidoglycan transglycosylase — translation MLRLFLRRFTKAVLWFAGGSVLLVLIFRVVPPPGTALMVERKVESWFDGEPIDLQRTWKPWDEISDDLKVAVIAGEDQKFPEHWGFDFGAIQKALAHNELGGSIRGASTLSQQVSKNLFLWSGRSWLRKGLEAWFTGLIEVLWPKQRILEVYLNSVEWDDGVFGAEAAARHHFGVSAKGLSRQQSSLLAAVLPNPRVWSASHPTNYVARRAGWIRQQMSQLGGDSYLVGINDSRRAPWSQ, via the coding sequence ATGCTGCGTTTATTTTTAAGACGATTTACCAAGGCCGTGCTCTGGTTCGCGGGCGGCAGCGTGCTGCTGGTACTGATCTTTCGCGTGGTCCCGCCACCGGGAACGGCATTGATGGTCGAGCGCAAGGTCGAATCCTGGTTCGACGGCGAGCCCATTGACTTGCAGCGCACCTGGAAGCCCTGGGATGAAATCTCTGACGACCTGAAAGTCGCGGTGATCGCGGGCGAGGATCAGAAATTCCCGGAACACTGGGGTTTTGACTTTGGTGCGATCCAGAAAGCCCTGGCCCATAACGAGCTCGGTGGTTCGATTCGCGGTGCCAGCACTCTGAGCCAGCAAGTCTCGAAGAATCTGTTTTTGTGGTCCGGCCGCAGTTGGCTGCGTAAAGGCCTGGAGGCGTGGTTCACCGGGTTGATCGAGGTGCTCTGGCCCAAGCAGCGGATTCTTGAGGTGTACCTGAACAGCGTCGAGTGGGATGACGGGGTGTTTGGCGCGGAAGCGGCGGCCCGGCATCACTTTGGTGTGAGCGCTAAAGGTCTTAGTCGCCAGCAATCGAGCTTGCTCGCGGCGGTGCTGCCAAACCCGCGGGTGTGGAGTGCAAGTCATCCGACCAACTATGTTGCGCGTCGGGCCGGGTGGATTCGGCAGCAGATGAGCCAGTTGGGTGGCGATAGCTATCTGGTTGGCATTAATGATTCACGCCGGGCACCTTGGTCCCAATAA
- the ftsE gene encoding cell division ATP-binding protein FtsE: MIRFEQVGKRYPNGHVGLHELSFRVRRGEFLFVTGHSGAGKSTLLRLLLAMERPTTGKLLLAGQDLATISNAQIPYLRRQIGVVFQNHQLLFDRTVFNNVALPLQILGLSKAEIVKRVDSALERVALSDKTDLYPGDLSTGQQQRVGIARAIVHRPALLLADEPTGNLDPRLAAEIMGVFEDINRLGTSVLIASHDLALIARMRHRMLTLQRGRLIGDGEAGV, from the coding sequence ATGATTCGTTTCGAACAGGTCGGTAAACGCTACCCGAACGGTCACGTCGGCTTGCATGAGCTGAGCTTTCGAGTCCGTCGGGGCGAATTCTTGTTTGTAACCGGCCATTCCGGCGCCGGTAAAAGCACCTTGTTGCGGCTGCTGCTGGCGATGGAGCGTCCGACCACCGGCAAATTGCTGCTGGCCGGCCAGGACCTCGCCACCATCAGCAATGCGCAGATTCCGTACTTGCGCCGGCAGATTGGCGTGGTGTTCCAGAACCACCAACTGCTATTTGATCGCACGGTGTTCAACAACGTCGCTCTGCCGTTACAGATTCTTGGGCTGTCCAAGGCCGAGATCGTCAAACGTGTGGATTCGGCGCTTGAGCGTGTCGCGCTGTCGGATAAAACCGATCTGTACCCCGGCGACCTGTCCACCGGGCAGCAACAGCGCGTCGGCATCGCTCGCGCTATCGTCCACCGTCCGGCCTTGCTGCTGGCGGACGAACCTACCGGTAACCTCGATCCGCGTCTGGCGGCCGAGATCATGGGCGTGTTCGAAGACATCAACCGCCTGGGCACCAGCGTGCTGATCGCCAGTCACGACCTGGCCTTGATCGCCCGCATGCGTCATCGGATGCTGACCCTGCAACGCGGCCGATTGATCGGCGACGGGGAGGCGGGCGTATGA
- the thiS gene encoding sulfur carrier protein ThiS: MRIQLNGESLELPDGETVAALLTRLELTGRRVAVELNLDIVPRSQHAETTLNDGDSVEVVHAIGGG; the protein is encoded by the coding sequence ATGCGCATTCAGTTGAACGGCGAATCCCTTGAACTGCCCGACGGTGAAACCGTTGCGGCCCTGCTGACCCGTCTGGAACTGACCGGACGCCGGGTGGCGGTCGAACTCAATCTGGATATCGTCCCGCGCAGCCAGCATGCAGAAACCACGCTCAACGATGGCGATTCCGTCGAAGTGGTCCACGCCATCGGCGGCGGCTAG
- the ftsX gene encoding permease-like cell division protein FtsX, whose amino-acid sequence MSATRSPKVSERVAPKAADPQPQKKKRNDDDGPDFATLFRAWVESHRASLLDSLRRLGKQPIGSFFTCMVMAVALSLPMGLSLLLSNVERLGGSWQRAAQISLYLQLEANPAEGESLREQIKGMPGVADAEYIGRDQALEEFQQQSGLGEALKELPENPLPGVVLVTPNEVDKPALEALRQKLSELPKVQQAQLDLVWVERLAAILKLGDRFVFGLTVLLVSALLLVIGNTIRLHIENRRTEIEVIKLVGGTDSYVRRPFLYMGALYGFGAGILSWGVLAFGLDWLNDAVVGLAGLYGSDFALAGVPVADGLSLLLGAVLLGYIGAWIAVARHLRELAPK is encoded by the coding sequence ATGAGTGCGACACGCAGCCCCAAGGTTTCCGAGCGCGTGGCGCCGAAAGCCGCCGATCCGCAACCGCAGAAGAAAAAGCGAAACGATGACGACGGCCCGGATTTCGCCACGTTGTTTCGTGCCTGGGTTGAAAGCCATCGCGCCAGTCTGCTGGACAGCTTGCGTCGGTTGGGTAAACAGCCAATCGGGAGCTTTTTCACCTGCATGGTGATGGCGGTCGCCCTGAGCTTGCCGATGGGCCTGTCACTTTTGCTGAGTAACGTCGAGCGTCTCGGCGGTTCCTGGCAGCGAGCGGCGCAGATTTCCCTGTACCTGCAACTCGAGGCCAACCCGGCTGAAGGCGAGTCGTTGCGCGAGCAGATCAAAGGCATGCCTGGCGTAGCCGATGCTGAATATATCGGCCGAGATCAGGCGCTGGAGGAGTTTCAGCAGCAGTCCGGACTGGGCGAGGCGCTTAAGGAACTGCCGGAAAACCCGCTGCCAGGCGTGGTGCTGGTGACCCCGAACGAAGTCGACAAGCCCGCGCTTGAAGCATTACGACAAAAACTTTCCGAGCTGCCCAAGGTACAACAGGCTCAACTTGATCTAGTCTGGGTCGAGCGTCTGGCAGCGATCCTCAAGCTGGGTGACCGTTTTGTCTTCGGTCTGACCGTGCTTCTGGTTTCTGCATTACTTTTGGTGATAGGCAATACCATTCGTCTTCATATTGAAAACCGCCGCACAGAGATAGAAGTGATTAAACTCGTCGGCGGCACGGACAGCTATGTGCGCAGGCCCTTTCTGTACATGGGTGCGCTTTATGGCTTCGGTGCGGGGATTCTTTCCTGGGGTGTATTGGCGTTTGGCCTTGATTGGCTGAACGACGCAGTTGTCGGGCTGGCCGGTTTGTATGGCAGTGATTTTGCGCTGGCCGGAGTGCCAGTTGCCGACGGTCTGTCTCTCTTGCTTGGCGCGGTGCTGTTGGGGTATATCGGTGCATGGATTGCAGTCGCACGCCACCTGAGGGAGCTTGCGCCTAAGTAG
- a CDS encoding DUF3392 domain-containing protein, producing the protein MDLILDLLATVSRWSRSNLSEISLALVGCLLVLFGADIKGWVDQRLGSIAGALRVPLMALVCMVGSGVALIYATPWIIKGLSQFNNYSLAPVLLVVLVLIGVVADRR; encoded by the coding sequence ATGGATTTGATACTCGACCTGCTCGCCACCGTCTCCCGCTGGAGCCGCAGCAACCTGTCGGAAATCTCTCTGGCGCTGGTGGGCTGCCTGCTGGTGTTGTTTGGCGCCGATATCAAAGGCTGGGTCGACCAGCGCCTGGGCAGCATCGCCGGCGCCTTGCGCGTCCCGCTGATGGCATTGGTGTGCATGGTCGGCAGCGGCGTCGCGTTGATCTACGCCACCCCGTGGATCATCAAAGGCCTGAGCCAGTTCAACAACTACAGCCTGGCGCCGGTGTTGTTGGTGGTGCTGGTGCTGATCGGCGTCGTCGCCGACCGCCGCTGA
- a CDS encoding thiazole synthase: protein MSIVRSDKPFVLAGRTYQSRLLVGTGKYRDMEETRLAIEASGAEIVTFAVRRTNLGQIEGEPNLLEVLSPDRYTFLPNTAGCYDAIEAVRTCRLARELLDGHNLVKLEVLADQKTLFPNVIETLKAAETLVKEGFDVMVYTSDDPIIARQLAEIGCIAVMPLAGLIGSGLGICNPYNLQIILEEAKIPVLVDAGVGTASDATIAMELGCEAVLMNSAIAHAQQPIMMAEAMKHAIVAGRLAYLAGRMPKKLYASASSPLDGLIK from the coding sequence ATGAGCATCGTTCGTAGCGACAAGCCCTTCGTCCTGGCCGGTCGTACTTACCAGTCGCGTTTGCTGGTAGGCACCGGCAAGTACCGCGACATGGAAGAAACCCGCCTGGCCATCGAAGCTTCGGGTGCCGAGATCGTCACCTTCGCCGTGCGCCGTACCAATCTGGGCCAGATCGAAGGCGAGCCGAACCTGCTCGAAGTGCTGTCGCCGGATCGCTACACCTTCCTGCCGAACACCGCGGGTTGCTACGACGCCATCGAAGCCGTGCGCACCTGCCGCCTGGCCCGTGAGCTGCTCGATGGGCACAATCTGGTGAAGCTGGAAGTGCTGGCCGACCAGAAAACCCTGTTCCCCAACGTGATCGAAACCCTCAAGGCCGCCGAAACGCTGGTCAAGGAAGGCTTCGACGTGATGGTCTATACCAGCGATGACCCGATCATCGCCCGTCAATTGGCGGAAATCGGCTGCATCGCGGTCATGCCGCTCGCCGGTCTGATCGGTTCGGGCCTGGGGATCTGCAACCCGTACAACCTGCAGATCATCCTCGAAGAAGCCAAGATTCCCGTGCTGGTGGATGCCGGTGTCGGTACCGCTTCCGACGCCACCATCGCCATGGAACTGGGTTGCGAAGCCGTGCTGATGAACTCGGCCATCGCCCACGCCCAGCAGCCGATCATGATGGCTGAAGCCATGAAACACGCCATCGTCGCGGGCCGCCTGGCCTACCTCGCCGGTCGCATGCCGAAAAAACTCTATGCCAGCGCCTCCTCGCCGCTGGATGGTCTGATCAAGTAA
- the trmB gene encoding tRNA (guanosine(46)-N7)-methyltransferase TrmB has product MTESNDTPIQTEEGDERQHRRIKSFVMRAGRMTEGQQRGLDQGTPLFVLPLADAPVDFDQVFGRSAPRSLEIGFGMGHSLLEMAAASPEQDFIGVEVHRPGVGALLNGVLTQGLTNLRVYDCDAIEVLNRCVADNSLDRLMLFFPDPWHKSRHHKRRIVQASFAELVRSKLKVGGILHMATDWEPYAEYMLEVMNVAPGYRNLAEDGKCVPRPTERPITKFERRGERLGHGVWDLKFEKQS; this is encoded by the coding sequence ATGACTGAATCAAACGACACGCCAATCCAGACGGAAGAAGGCGACGAGCGCCAACACCGCCGCATCAAGAGTTTCGTGATGCGCGCCGGGCGCATGACCGAAGGCCAGCAACGCGGTCTGGACCAGGGCACGCCGCTGTTCGTGCTGCCATTGGCCGACGCGCCGGTAGACTTCGACCAAGTGTTCGGTCGCTCGGCGCCGCGCTCGCTGGAAATCGGTTTCGGCATGGGCCATTCGCTGCTGGAAATGGCCGCGGCCTCGCCAGAACAGGATTTCATTGGCGTGGAAGTGCACCGTCCGGGTGTCGGCGCGCTGCTCAATGGCGTTCTGACGCAGGGCTTGACCAACCTGCGGGTCTACGATTGCGATGCAATCGAAGTGCTCAACCGTTGCGTGGCCGACAACAGCCTCGATCGCCTGATGCTGTTTTTCCCGGATCCATGGCACAAGAGTCGTCACCACAAGCGTCGTATCGTTCAGGCGTCGTTCGCTGAGCTGGTGCGCAGCAAGCTGAAAGTCGGTGGCATTCTGCACATGGCCACCGACTGGGAGCCCTACGCCGAGTACATGCTGGAAGTGATGAACGTCGCCCCGGGTTATCGGAACCTGGCTGAAGACGGCAAATGCGTCCCGCGCCCGACCGAACGCCCGATCACCAAGTTCGAACGCCGCGGCGAGCGACTTGGGCATGGCGTTTGGGACCTGAAGTTCGAAAAACAGTCCTGA
- the rpoH gene encoding RNA polymerase sigma factor RpoH, translated as MTNSLQPAYALVPGANLEAYVHTVNSIPLLTPEQERELAESLYYEQDLGAARQMVLAHLRFVVHIARSYSGYGLAQADLIQEGNVGLMKAVKRFNPEMGVRLVSFAVHWIKAEIHEFILRNWRIVKVATTKAQRKLFFNLRSQKKRLAWLNNEEVHRVAESLGVEPREVREMESRLTGHDMAFDPAAEADDDSAFQSPANYLEDHRYDPARQLEDADWSDNSNHNLHEALEVLDDRSRDILYQRWLAEEKATLHDLAQKYNVSAERIRQLEKSAMNKLKLSIAA; from the coding sequence ATGACCAATTCTTTGCAACCTGCATATGCTCTGGTCCCGGGTGCGAACCTGGAGGCCTATGTGCACACCGTGAACAGCATTCCATTGCTGACTCCGGAGCAGGAGCGTGAACTGGCCGAGAGTCTCTATTATGAGCAGGATTTGGGGGCGGCTCGGCAGATGGTGCTCGCCCACCTGCGTTTTGTTGTACATATCGCCCGTAGCTATTCCGGCTACGGCCTGGCTCAGGCTGACCTGATCCAGGAAGGTAACGTCGGTCTGATGAAGGCGGTGAAGCGCTTCAACCCGGAAATGGGTGTGCGTCTGGTTTCGTTCGCAGTGCACTGGATCAAGGCGGAAATTCACGAGTTCATCCTGCGCAACTGGCGCATTGTGAAAGTCGCGACCACCAAGGCCCAGCGCAAGCTGTTCTTCAACCTGCGCAGCCAGAAGAAACGTCTGGCGTGGCTGAACAACGAGGAAGTCCACCGTGTGGCGGAAAGCCTCGGCGTAGAGCCGCGGGAAGTGCGCGAGATGGAAAGTCGCCTGACCGGCCATGACATGGCCTTCGACCCGGCCGCGGAAGCGGACGACGACAGCGCTTTCCAGTCGCCGGCCAACTACCTGGAAGACCACCGGTACGACCCGGCGCGTCAACTGGAAGATGCCGACTGGAGCGACAACTCCAACCACAACCTGCACGAAGCGCTCGAAGTGCTGGACGACCGCAGCCGTGACATCCTCTACCAGCGCTGGCTGGCGGAAGAAAAAGCCACGCTGCACGACCTGGCGCAGAAGTACAACGTGTCGGCCGAGCGTATTCGTCAGCTTGAAAAGAGCGCGATGAACAAGCTCAAGTTGTCGATCGCCGCCTGA
- the ftsY gene encoding signal recognition particle-docking protein FtsY: MFGSNDDKKTPAAAGEKKSLFGWLRKKPQEPVVEQPQPIPEPTPAPVIEEAPAPVVLPMAEPVLQPVAEAEPEVIAEHPLAPAPEPWLTLPVAEEPVALVEDELAPHVTPTIPAPTAFAPEPVQTPVIEPVVAPVIVAEPEPVVPESVIPAFVAPVVEAPAPAPAPVIAPVVAAPAVPAEVPAEPPRSEETKAGFFARLKQGLSKTSASIGEGMASLFLGKKIIDDELLEDIETRLLTADVGVEATSVIIQRLTQKVARKELADADALYKSLQAELAAMLKPVEQPLKITSQNKPFVILVVGVNGAGKTTTIGKLAKKLQLEGKKVMLAAGDTFRAAAVEQLQVWGERNKIPVIAQHTGADSASVIFDAVQAAKSRGIDVLIADTAGRLHTKDNLMEELKKVRRVISKLDADAPHEVLLVLDAGTGQNAISQAKQFNQTVELTGLALTKLDGTAKGGVIFALAKQFGLPIRYIGVGEGIDDLRTFEAEPFVQALFAERERS, encoded by the coding sequence ATGTTTGGTTCCAACGACGACAAGAAGACCCCAGCTGCGGCTGGCGAGAAGAAAAGCCTGTTCGGATGGCTGCGCAAAAAGCCGCAGGAACCCGTCGTCGAACAGCCACAGCCAATTCCTGAGCCAACACCCGCGCCGGTAATAGAAGAAGCACCGGCGCCGGTTGTCTTGCCGATGGCCGAGCCGGTGCTGCAGCCGGTCGCCGAGGCTGAACCCGAAGTCATTGCCGAGCATCCGCTGGCACCCGCTCCAGAGCCGTGGCTGACGTTGCCAGTGGCGGAAGAGCCGGTGGCCTTGGTCGAAGATGAGCTGGCGCCGCATGTGACGCCGACGATTCCTGCACCGACTGCTTTTGCACCTGAGCCTGTTCAAACGCCGGTCATTGAGCCTGTCGTTGCGCCGGTTATCGTGGCCGAGCCGGAGCCGGTTGTTCCAGAGTCTGTGATTCCTGCGTTCGTCGCTCCTGTGGTTGAAGCACCTGCGCCTGCGCCTGCTCCTGTCATTGCTCCGGTAGTCGCCGCGCCCGCAGTTCCCGCCGAAGTCCCGGCCGAGCCGCCGCGTAGCGAAGAAACCAAAGCCGGTTTCTTCGCCCGCCTCAAGCAAGGCCTGTCCAAGACCAGCGCCAGCATTGGCGAAGGCATGGCCAGCCTGTTCCTGGGCAAGAAAATCATCGATGACGAACTGCTCGAAGACATCGAAACCCGTCTGCTGACCGCCGACGTCGGGGTCGAGGCGACCTCGGTCATCATCCAGCGCCTGACCCAAAAGGTTGCGCGCAAGGAGCTGGCCGATGCCGACGCGCTGTACAAATCCCTGCAGGCTGAACTCGCCGCGATGCTCAAGCCTGTCGAGCAGCCGCTGAAAATCACCTCGCAGAACAAGCCTTTCGTGATTCTGGTGGTCGGCGTCAACGGTGCCGGCAAAACCACCACCATTGGCAAACTGGCGAAGAAGCTGCAACTCGAAGGCAAGAAAGTCATGCTCGCGGCCGGTGACACCTTCCGCGCCGCCGCCGTTGAGCAATTGCAGGTCTGGGGCGAGCGCAACAAGATCCCGGTCATCGCCCAGCACACCGGTGCCGACTCCGCTTCGGTTATCTTCGACGCCGTACAGGCCGCCAAGTCCCGTGGCATTGATGTGCTGATCGCCGACACCGCCGGTCGCCTGCACACCAAAGACAATTTGATGGAAGAGCTGAAAAAGGTTCGCCGGGTTATCAGCAAACTCGACGCCGACGCGCCGCACGAAGTGCTCCTGGTGCTCGACGCCGGTACTGGCCAGAACGCAATCAGCCAAGCCAAGCAATTCAACCAGACCGTCGAACTGACCGGCCTGGCGCTGACCAAGCTCGACGGCACCGCCAAGGGCGGGGTGATTTTCGCCCTGGCCAAGCAATTTGGTTTGCCGATTCGCTACATCGGCGTCGGTGAAGGCATCGATGACTTGCGTACTTTTGAAGCAGAACCCTTTGTCCAGGCACTGTTTGCCGAGCGGGAGCGTTCATGA
- a CDS encoding DUF423 domain-containing protein: MLRGFLMLAAFFGFTGVALGAFAAHGLKNRLTPEYLAIFHTGVTYQLVHTLALLGVALLATQIPGRLITWAGASFAIGILLFSGSLYLLTLTGVSKLGIVTPFGGLAFLVGWFCLGLAAWRLS, from the coding sequence ATGCTGCGTGGCTTTCTGATGCTGGCCGCTTTCTTCGGCTTCACCGGCGTTGCCCTTGGCGCGTTCGCAGCCCACGGCCTGAAAAACCGTCTGACTCCCGAGTACCTGGCGATTTTCCATACCGGCGTCACCTACCAACTGGTGCACACCCTGGCGTTGCTGGGTGTGGCGCTGCTGGCCACGCAGATTCCGGGACGCTTGATCACTTGGGCCGGCGCTTCGTTTGCCATCGGCATCCTGCTGTTTTCCGGCAGCCTGTACTTGCTGACCCTGACCGGCGTCAGCAAGCTGGGGATCGTCACCCCCTTCGGCGGCCTGGCATTCCTGGTCGGCTGGTTCTGCCTGGGGCTTGCCGCCTGGCGGTTGAGCTGA
- a CDS encoding M16 family metallopeptidase, whose product MNALARRAAGLLLSTVCLPLSALAADPQPTHEFTLDNGLKVVVREDHRAPVVVSQVWYKVGSSYETPGQTGLSHALEHMMFKGSEKVGPGEASLILRDLGAEENAFTSDDFTAYYQVLARDRLGVAFELEADRMATLRLPADEFAREIEVIKEERRLRTDDKPMSKAYERFKAMAFPASGYHTPTIGWMADLDRMKVEELRHWYQSWYVPNNATLVVVGDVTPDEVKTLAQRYFGPIAKRDVPAAKIPLELAEPGERQITLHVQTQLPSLMLGFNVPSIATAEDKRSVNALRLISALLDGGYSGRIPTQLERGEELVSGGSSSYDAYTRGDSLFTLSATPNTQKKKTMAQVEAGLWKLLDQLKTTAPSAEELERVRAQVIAGLVYERDSITSQATSIGQLETVGLSWKLMDTELADLESVTPQDIQKAAKLYFTRERLSVAHVLPLETTHE is encoded by the coding sequence ATGAATGCTTTAGCCCGCCGCGCTGCAGGCCTGCTGCTCAGCACAGTTTGTCTGCCCCTCTCGGCCCTGGCTGCCGATCCACAACCCACCCACGAATTCACTCTGGATAACGGCCTGAAGGTCGTTGTCCGCGAAGACCATCGTGCGCCCGTGGTGGTTTCCCAAGTCTGGTACAAGGTCGGCTCGAGTTACGAGACGCCGGGCCAGACCGGTTTGTCCCACGCCCTCGAACACATGATGTTCAAGGGCAGCGAGAAAGTCGGCCCCGGCGAAGCGTCGCTGATCCTGCGCGACCTCGGTGCCGAAGAGAACGCGTTCACCAGCGATGACTTCACCGCGTATTACCAAGTGCTGGCCCGCGACCGCTTGGGCGTGGCCTTCGAACTGGAAGCCGACCGCATGGCCACCCTGCGCCTGCCGGCCGACGAGTTCGCCCGCGAGATCGAAGTCATCAAGGAAGAACGTCGCCTGCGCACCGACGATAAACCGATGTCCAAGGCCTACGAACGCTTCAAGGCCATGGCTTTCCCGGCCAGCGGTTACCACACGCCGACCATCGGCTGGATGGCTGACCTGGACCGCATGAAAGTCGAAGAGCTGCGCCACTGGTACCAATCCTGGTACGTGCCGAACAACGCCACGCTGGTGGTGGTCGGCGACGTGACCCCGGACGAAGTCAAAACCCTGGCCCAGCGCTATTTCGGCCCGATCGCCAAACGCGATGTGCCAGCGGCGAAAATCCCGCTGGAACTGGCCGAGCCTGGCGAACGCCAGATCACCCTTCACGTACAGACCCAGTTGCCGAGCCTGATGCTGGGCTTCAACGTGCCGAGCATCGCCACCGCCGAAGACAAGCGCTCGGTGAATGCCTTGCGCCTGATCTCGGCCCTGCTCGACGGCGGCTACAGCGGACGCATCCCGACGCAACTGGAACGCGGCGAAGAACTGGTGTCCGGTGGTTCGTCGAGTTACGACGCTTACACTCGCGGCGACAGTCTGTTTACCCTGTCGGCCACGCCGAACACCCAGAAAAAGAAAACCATGGCCCAGGTCGAAGCGGGCCTGTGGAAGCTGCTCGATCAGCTGAAAACCACTGCGCCGTCCGCCGAAGAACTGGAACGCGTCCGCGCCCAGGTCATCGCCGGCCTGGTCTACGAGCGTGATTCGATCACCAGTCAGGCCACCTCCATCGGCCAATTGGAAACCGTCGGCCTGTCCTGGAAACTCATGGACACCGAACTCGCCGACCTGGAAAGCGTGACACCGCAAGACATCCAGAAAGCCGCCAAGCTGTATTTCACCCGCGAACGTCTCAGCGTCGCCCATGTACTGCCACTGGAGACGACTCATGAGTGA